The genomic interval CCAGAAAAAGAAACTTTAAAAAATGGAAAAGAGAGACTCAACATTCCAAAAATTGATGATGCTTCTATTCTGTTTTTAGAAGAAGAAATTGATAAAATGGATTTAGAGCTCCCTCAAATGACTCATTTTATTCTTCCTGGCGGACATCAATCTGTGTCATTTTGTCATATTGCAAGATGTATTTGCAGACGAGCAGAACGCTTAGTTGTAGAACTAAATGATCAAGAAAACATTAATATTGACATACTAAAATACTTAAACCGACTTTCTGACTACCTTTTTACGTTGGCACGAAAGTTGTCCAAAGACTTATCAGTAGAGGAAATCAAATGGATTCCTACAAAAAATTAACACGTTCTTTTTTTATCGATTTAAAGAAGTTTTTCATTTTATTTCATCCTTAAAGCATTAATTTTAAGATATTAACAAATTGAAAGAATAACTTCTCTATATATTTCTTAAAAAAGACTTGTATAATTCAGTAAAAAAATTATTTTTGCACAAAATTAAACATTAAGAAATGTATTGGACATTAGAATTAGCATCTTATTTAGCAGATGCGCCTTGGCCAGC from Polaribacter sejongensis carries:
- a CDS encoding cob(I)yrinic acid a,c-diamide adenosyltransferase; translated protein: MKIYTKTGDAGTTALFGGTRVKKYNLRIESYGNVDELNSYIGLIKDQNISVSIKESLLKIQNELFTLGAMLATPPEKETLKNGKERLNIPKIDDASILFLEEEIDKMDLELPQMTHFILPGGHQSVSFCHIARCICRRAERLVVELNDQENINIDILKYLNRLSDYLFTLARKLSKDLSVEEIKWIPTKN